CCATGATGATGTCCTTGTTTCCAGTGGTGGTGACAAAGATGTCAGCCTCAGAGACTACGTCCTCAAGGGGAAGGACCTGAAGGCCTTCCATAAGAGCCTGAAGAGCACAGATTGGGTCAATCTCAGTTACAATCACACGGGATCCAGCTTGCTTGAGGGCAGCAGCACAACCCTTTCCAACATCACCATATCCACAGACAACGGACACCTTTCCGGCAATCATAACATCAGTGGCTCTCATCAAACCATCAGGGAGAGAGTGACGGCAACCATACAAGTTGTCAAACTGTCACgcagaaacaaaacaaattgtTACTTCATCCGGTAAAACATTCCAATAATGCAGTAAACTATAACTGAATAGCCAAACATAAGGAAACGTCATGTTACAAAGTTGTCAAGCTCATGGGCAAAAATATTTAATATCCCTTCAACGGGTCAATTTTAGAATCACATTGAACGAAACTAGATATGCGAATCCACTACTAGTAAACAAACGTGAGTTAGTACAACTTCCCAAACTGTACagacataaccaaaacaataTCCTCAATTATCGATTCGCAAGCAACATTTAAAAAACAAGACTGGATCTACAATACAAGAGTACCTCATGAATCATAATAGGTATTATTCAGTTacaagtatatataataattaaaactaaattttaaaaaaaaactactaaTAAATGAATAAAACGATAAAATGCAGCAGCACAATTTCTACTTCCTACCAGAGTGAATTCAATATAGAATTACGCACCAAAATTGTGGATCTAAATAACACAGTATATCAAAAACATGTCAGATCTAAAAGCCGAAAATGAACGCAAAGACCAGATCTAAATCGCATACCTTGCTCTTGGTGACAGAGTCATTGACATTGATAGCAGGGAACAACAACGAGCCGCTGGCCTGCATCTGGTACAGCCTCTTGACTCCGGTGGTGGTCTCCTCCGAGACACCGACGAGCCTGTCCTTCATCTTGCGGTACCTCTTGGGGTCCGTCTTCAACCCATCTCTGATGATAGTGAGCACCAGCTGGAACTCCTGGTTGTCGGTCGACGCCGGGTCGGGTAGCTGCCCGGTCTTCTCAAAGACCTCCTCGGCCTTCACACCCTCGTGGATCAACAGAGTCGCGTCACCGCCGTCGTCGACGATCAGATCTGGGCCTCCGCCGGGGCCCCAGTCGAGGGCGCGCTCGGTGCACCACCAGTACTCCTGGAGGGTCTCCCCCTTCCAGGCGAAGACGGCGGCGCTGTCGCGGGCAATGGCGGCGGCGGCGTGGTCCTGGGTGGAGAAGATGTTGCATGAGCACCAGCGGACCTCGGCGCCGAGGGCGGTTAGGGTTTCGATGAGGACGGCGGTCTGGATGGTCATGTGGAGAGATCCGGTGATCCGGGCGCCCTTGAAGGGCTGGGCCGGGCCGAATTCTTTCCGGGAGGCCATGAGTCCGGGCATTTCGACCTCGGCGAGCTCGATCTCTAGCCTGCCGAAGTCGGCCTGGGACATGTCCTTGACCTTGTACTCGCGGCCGGAGCTGTGCTTCTCGACGGAGAGAGCCATTGGGAATCGGGTCGGGTTTACGGGGGTACTCTCTCGACTCTCTTGGATCTGGTTAAGGTTGGATGAGAGAGTGAGGGAATTGCGAAGGGAGTATGAGAGAGGGAGGGGGTATAAATAGGTTGAGAGGGCGAGATGGACGGTCAGGATTGTCCGTTTAGGGTTTGGTGGATCTGGTAAAAATGGGGAGTGCGTAGAGAGCGGGGTTGTGTGGTGCGGGGCCTACTTGGGGATTTTCATTCAAGTGGGGATAAGGTGGGGAGGTACTTGGACACGTCTCTAGGTGTGGTTTGGTGAGAAAAGGAGTGCTTATGTGTACACTGTACTCGGCCGTAGCGTATCATTACTTGTCAGCAATATGGatcttatttttctttctttaccCAAGAGAAAGTGACCACATTATGACCAATACAATGTCGCAATGGGAAAAAAAAGTtatagaaattgtaattccaGAAATAGTTTAGTTACAAAacccaaagaaataggaaCCATTGTGAAATATGCTAAGAAATTTCAGGACCAGACTATTTCTTCAAGAAATATAAGAAGAGGTGGGTGAAAACATTCGGTGAAGAGAGAGCAACCCAAATgaatagaaaacaaaagtcaatATACCTCGcgaagacaaaaaaatatgtaGCCTCAACTAAGGTTTGAGGACGAGAATTCCTTCGACCTCGTAAATCTTGCATCGGCTATTATTGATATTTTGTCATTTAATATTCGAAGGATCTGCAAATTTACAATACATAATTGTGCGACAGAAGTcttcaattgtgtatataCGTCAGGGCCGATCCTGTGTCAAAAATACATCAAGgcgaaaaaaaaatggaggcCTCTAAGCTATAGTCTTGTTATTTGTCTTTTTTTAGCcacatatttgaaattatgGAATCGCGAGGTACCCATGGGGAATGTGCAATGGAGACGGCATAGCCGTAATGAGGCCACTTATGTGGGAGGCATATCCGCACCTCTTCTGACACTTAGTTAATTTCGAGGATGAAATGTTTTGAACGGGGTAGAGTGTAAGCCCttgcaaatttttttttttgcattgtTGTCACATTAACCGACATTTTTTCgtgatatatcaaattttttgtttatcatttttgtGTTAAACTACGTGTCATCACGAGCGTAGGAATATTCGCGGAATATTTTTTTGTCGCTCGGTTAATTTTATACGTATTTACAAAAATTACGATTACCTAAGTtcattttcagaaaattacacttttttcatttttaaatcTTAACTCTTGATTTCCATCATTTGATCTCCGCcattgaattaaaataaaataagagcCTAGGGTAGGCTCACCCACACACAaacctctctcttttttctttttctttttcttctctcttttctttcttattctctctccctcacgcatccctctctctctcttctctctgttTTAAAATAGTAAAACCGAGAGACTGCGACCTTTGAAATTGAAGGCCCTTATTTTTTTAGGCCCCAGGCGCAAGCCTACTTCGCCTTGCCCCAGGGCCAGCCCTGATATATGTGAAACAAATATTCAAACAAAGAAGGAAAATGATCATTTGCATCGGGAATTAGAGTTTCCTCATTATGATGCTCAATATGCAAGGAGCCCTTTTCTATTAAGGACCTCTTGAGGACTTTTAAATTTAACCCTTGGATCATCTGAACGGCTGTCATCTTAAAAACAAAGTTTTGAGTGCACCAAATCAACTCTTCACCAATCTTGCTGACAACAACTGGCAACAATGTTTTGGTGCCAATTCTCTTCGTCGCCGCCGAGCGATACGCCGTAGGTGGCTTGAAATAGTGTGAAGAGCAAATATGGATATCAATTTTGGACAGAGTGTTAGATGGACGGTTGCTTTTCACTTTAATTTTGTTGGATATTTTATGAGAACATTTTGTCCGTTtcctatatatagttatacaCGTAGGCAAGCCTTATAGTGAGCTATACACAAGGGAATTGAATAACTGAGATCACAGACTAGAGAAAATGTAACAAAATGGGAATATGCCAAACTGATAGGCAATATATGCATCTCTAGCAACTCCTGCTATCTTCTTGAAAGTATATGGAAACTCCATTTTCCTTTAAACAATTGAAAACTGGTCTAGACGTGAAGCGACGAAAATGGTCTAAAAGGCAATGATATGTGTGTACCTAAACAACTCTCATTTGGTCTGCAAATCTCTGTGACTATATGCAAACACCGTTTTCCCCTTAAAGAATTGAACAAGGTCTTCACGAGTCCAAG
This is a stretch of genomic DNA from Argentina anserina chromosome 4, drPotAnse1.1, whole genome shotgun sequence. It encodes these proteins:
- the LOC126790260 gene encoding adenosylhomocysteinase, which translates into the protein MALSVEKHSSGREYKVKDMSQADFGRLEIELAEVEMPGLMASRKEFGPAQPFKGARITGSLHMTIQTAVLIETLTALGAEVRWCSCNIFSTQDHAAAAIARDSAAVFAWKGETLQEYWWCTERALDWGPGGGPDLIVDDGGDATLLIHEGVKAEEVFEKTGQLPDPASTDNQEFQLVLTIIRDGLKTDPKRYRKMKDRLVGVSEETTTGVKRLYQMQASGSLLFPAINVNDSVTKSKFDNLYGCRHSLPDGLMRATDVMIAGKVSVVCGYGDVGKGCAAALKQAGSRVIVTEIDPICALQALMEGLQVLPLEDVVSEADIFVTTTGNKDIIMVDHMRKMKNNAIICNIGHFDNEIDMLGLETYPGVKRITIKPQTDRWVFPETKSGIIVLAEGRLMNLGCATGHPSFVMSCSFTNQVIAQLELWNERKSGKYEKKVYVLPKHLDEKVAALHLEKLGAKLTKLSKDQADYISVPVEGPYKPAHYRY